The following coding sequences are from one Streptomyces sp. V3I7 window:
- a CDS encoding 3-hydroxyacyl-CoA dehydrogenase family protein, protein MTSAAPARVGVIGAGRMGGGIAQTFAQAGSRVTLVDNGEQAARQGLARITDSLQRAADRGLLSEAAETVAARITPAASLSDLPADTVLVVEAVFEDATLKAGILADVEKTVGPQTLLATNTSSLSVTELAAALDRPERFLGMHFFNPVPASALVELVTAPATARDTLERTLDFVHALGKKDVVVKDSPGFASSRLGVALGLEAIRMVEEGVAEPEAIDDAMTLGYKHPMGPLRLTDLVGLDVRLSIAEYLHATLGERFAPPRLLRDKVARGELGRKSGKGFYTWQ, encoded by the coding sequence ATGACCAGCGCAGCACCCGCCCGCGTCGGCGTCATCGGCGCAGGTCGAATGGGCGGTGGCATCGCCCAGACCTTCGCGCAGGCAGGCTCCCGCGTCACCCTGGTGGACAACGGCGAGCAGGCCGCCCGGCAGGGGCTCGCCCGGATCACCGACTCGCTGCAGCGCGCCGCCGATCGGGGGCTGCTGAGCGAAGCGGCCGAGACCGTCGCGGCCCGCATCACCCCGGCCGCGTCCCTCTCCGACCTGCCCGCGGACACCGTCCTGGTCGTCGAGGCGGTTTTCGAGGACGCCACCCTGAAGGCCGGCATCCTCGCGGACGTCGAGAAGACGGTGGGGCCGCAGACGCTCCTGGCCACCAACACCAGCTCCCTGTCCGTCACGGAACTGGCCGCGGCCCTCGACCGCCCCGAACGCTTTCTCGGCATGCACTTCTTCAACCCTGTCCCGGCCTCCGCCCTGGTCGAGCTGGTCACCGCCCCGGCCACCGCCCGGGACACGCTCGAACGGACCCTGGATTTCGTCCACGCCTTGGGCAAGAAGGACGTGGTCGTCAAGGACTCGCCCGGATTCGCCTCCAGCCGCCTGGGCGTGGCCCTCGGACTCGAGGCGATCCGCATGGTCGAGGAAGGCGTCGCCGAACCCGAGGCCATCGACGACGCCATGACGCTCGGCTACAAGCACCCCATGGGCCCACTGCGCCTGACCGACCTGGTCGGCCTGGACGTGCGCCTGTCCATCGCCGAATACCTGCACGCCACCCTCGGCGAACGGTTCGCCCCGCCCCGGCTGCTGCGCGACAAGGTCGCCCGCGGCGAGCTGGGCCGCAAGAGCGGAAAGGGGTTCTACACATGGCAGTGA
- a CDS encoding enoyl-CoA hydratase/isomerase family protein, whose product MAVSQRGATLRHQDGVAVVELLRPALNVQVKQELLEAVRQAGQDGAARAVLIAGGTKAFCVGQDLAEHAAALAKGPEAAFATVRAHYNPLIEAVQAIRVPVVAAVEGACVGAGLGLALAADLRVAAEGAKFATAFTGIALAADSGLSGTLARLAGPSRAAGLMLLGERFTAADAERWGLVHQVVADGTATEAGLAMANRLAHGPTQAYREVKALLKDAATADPAEILQREADAQTRLGATRDHQAAVHAFLAKEQPRFSGR is encoded by the coding sequence ATGGCAGTGAGCCAACGTGGTGCGACTCTTCGCCACCAGGACGGCGTGGCCGTCGTCGAGCTGCTGCGGCCCGCGCTGAACGTGCAGGTCAAGCAGGAACTTCTGGAAGCCGTCCGCCAGGCCGGTCAGGACGGCGCAGCGCGCGCGGTGCTGATCGCGGGCGGTACGAAGGCGTTCTGCGTCGGCCAGGACCTCGCCGAGCACGCGGCCGCCTTGGCCAAGGGCCCCGAAGCCGCGTTCGCCACCGTCCGCGCGCACTACAACCCGCTGATCGAAGCCGTACAGGCCATCCGGGTACCGGTGGTGGCCGCCGTCGAAGGCGCCTGCGTCGGCGCGGGACTCGGCCTCGCACTCGCTGCGGACCTGCGGGTGGCGGCCGAAGGCGCGAAGTTCGCCACCGCGTTCACCGGCATCGCCCTGGCCGCGGACAGCGGGCTCAGCGGCACCCTGGCCCGGCTGGCCGGCCCCTCCCGTGCGGCAGGGCTGATGCTGCTCGGGGAGCGCTTCACCGCGGCCGACGCCGAACGCTGGGGACTCGTCCACCAGGTCGTCGCCGACGGCACGGCCACCGAGGCCGGCCTGGCCATGGCCAACCGTCTGGCCCACGGGCCGACCCAGGCGTACCGAGAAGTGAAGGCACTACTGAAGGACGCCGCTACGGCGGACCCGGCCGAGATCCTTCAGCGCGAGGCCGACGCACAGACACGGCTCGGTGCCACCCGCGACCACCAGGCCGCCGTGCACGCCTTCCTCGCCAAAGAGCAGCCCCGCTTCAGCGGCCGCTGA
- the paaA gene encoding 1,2-phenylacetyl-CoA epoxidase subunit PaaA, which yields MTTPASPPDAAEPQLQEEFEATIAHDQRIEPRDWMPEGYRKTLIRQIAQHAHSEIIGMQPEGEWITRAPSLRRKAILFAKVQDEAGHGLYLYSAAETLGADRADLTERLISGRQKYSSIFNYPTPTFADVGVIGWFVDGAAICNQVPLCRSSYGPYARAMVRVCKEESFHQRQGYELLMTMMRGTPEQRDMVQDAVNRWWWPSLMMFGPPDDNSPNSAQSMAWKIKRHSNDELRQRFVDMTVPQAEKLGVTLPDPELRWNAERGRHDFGTPDWSELQRVIAGDGPCNTERVARRRTAHQEGAWVREAATAHAAKRADRCRNAQEGTAA from the coding sequence ATGACCACACCCGCATCGCCGCCGGATGCCGCTGAACCCCAGTTGCAGGAGGAGTTCGAGGCGACCATTGCCCACGACCAGCGGATCGAGCCGCGCGACTGGATGCCCGAGGGCTATCGCAAGACCCTGATCCGGCAGATCGCCCAGCACGCCCACTCCGAGATCATCGGCATGCAGCCCGAGGGCGAATGGATCACCCGCGCCCCATCGCTGCGCCGCAAGGCCATCCTGTTCGCCAAGGTCCAGGACGAGGCCGGCCACGGCCTGTACCTGTACTCCGCGGCCGAGACCCTCGGCGCCGACCGCGCCGACCTGACCGAACGGCTGATCTCGGGCCGCCAGAAGTACTCCTCCATCTTCAACTACCCCACCCCCACCTTCGCCGACGTCGGCGTGATCGGCTGGTTCGTCGACGGCGCCGCGATCTGCAACCAGGTCCCGCTGTGCCGCAGCTCGTACGGGCCCTACGCCCGCGCCATGGTGCGCGTGTGCAAGGAGGAGTCCTTCCACCAGCGCCAAGGCTACGAACTGCTCATGACGATGATGCGCGGCACCCCCGAGCAGCGCGACATGGTGCAGGACGCGGTGAACCGCTGGTGGTGGCCGTCCCTGATGATGTTCGGCCCGCCCGACGACAACTCCCCGAACTCCGCGCAGTCGATGGCGTGGAAGATCAAGCGGCACAGCAACGACGAACTGCGCCAGCGCTTCGTCGACATGACCGTGCCCCAGGCCGAGAAGCTCGGAGTCACCCTGCCCGACCCCGAGCTGCGCTGGAACGCCGAGCGAGGCCGCCACGACTTCGGCACCCCCGACTGGTCCGAACTCCAGCGCGTCATCGCCGGCGACGGGCCCTGCAACACCGAACGCGTCGCCCGCCGCCGCACGGCCCACCAAGAGGGCGCCTGGGTACGCGAGGCCGCGACCGCCCACGCCGCCAAGCGCGCCGACCGCTGCCGTAACGCGCAGGAAGGAACTGCCGCATGA
- the paaB gene encoding 1,2-phenylacetyl-CoA epoxidase subunit PaaB, protein MTSANSTTTDGWPLYEIFVRGKRGLNHVHVGSLHAADDTMALTHARDLYTRRNEGVSIWAVRSDDIAATTRGEKDPFFTPSADKVYRHPTFYDIPSDVPHI, encoded by the coding sequence ATGACCTCCGCCAACTCGACCACCACCGACGGCTGGCCGCTGTACGAGATCTTCGTGCGCGGCAAGCGCGGACTCAACCACGTCCACGTCGGCTCCCTGCACGCCGCCGACGACACCATGGCCCTCACCCACGCCCGCGACCTGTACACCCGCCGCAACGAGGGCGTGTCCATCTGGGCCGTGCGCTCGGACGACATCGCCGCCACCACCCGCGGTGAGAAGGACCCGTTCTTCACCCCCAGCGCGGACAAGGTCTACCGCCACCCCACCTTCTACGACATCCCCTCCGATGTCCCGCACATCTAG
- the paaC gene encoding 1,2-phenylacetyl-CoA epoxidase subunit PaaC — protein sequence MSEHSDDHVYASLTEDHGDDARWAFGTGFEDPLHGVDTAVPAGTDTTELAALCLALGDDALVAAQRLAQWCTRAPELEEEVALANIGLDLLGQARLLYARCGQIDGSKRGEDAYAYFRDAADFRSVTLAELPNGDFAFSTVRLLVLSCWRLAHFTRLAASAPDPVVAAIAAKAVNELAYHRQFAADWTLRLGDGTPESHRRMRIALNDIAPYVPELFVSSPGFGVAAAEVEDEVREVLRQVLEAATLALPALPQTAARGRAGAHTEHLAPLLEELQSVARAHPEAAW from the coding sequence ATGAGCGAGCACAGCGACGACCACGTCTACGCCTCCCTGACCGAAGACCACGGCGACGACGCCCGCTGGGCGTTCGGCACCGGCTTCGAGGACCCGCTGCACGGCGTCGACACCGCCGTGCCCGCCGGCACCGACACCACCGAACTGGCCGCGCTCTGCCTGGCGCTGGGTGATGACGCCCTCGTCGCGGCGCAGCGCCTGGCCCAGTGGTGCACCCGCGCCCCCGAACTGGAAGAGGAGGTCGCCCTGGCCAACATCGGCCTGGACCTGCTCGGCCAGGCCCGCCTGCTGTACGCCCGGTGCGGGCAGATCGACGGCAGCAAACGCGGCGAGGACGCCTACGCCTACTTCCGCGACGCGGCCGACTTCCGCAGCGTCACGCTCGCGGAACTGCCCAACGGCGACTTCGCCTTCTCCACCGTGCGCCTGCTGGTTCTCTCCTGCTGGCGGCTGGCCCACTTCACACGGCTGGCGGCCTCGGCGCCCGACCCGGTCGTCGCCGCGATCGCCGCGAAGGCGGTCAATGAACTCGCCTACCACCGGCAGTTCGCCGCCGACTGGACGCTGCGTCTCGGGGACGGCACTCCCGAGTCCCACCGCAGGATGCGTATCGCGCTGAACGACATCGCGCCGTACGTTCCTGAACTGTTCGTCTCCAGCCCCGGGTTCGGTGTCGCCGCGGCGGAGGTCGAGGATGAAGTTCGCGAAGTGCTGCGGCAGGTTCTGGAAGCCGCCACCCTCGCTCTGCCTGCGCTGCCACAAACGGCCGCGCGGGGCCGGGCCGGTGCTCACACCGAGCATCTCGCCCCGCTCCTGGAGGAGTTGCAGAGTGTCGCTCGCGCGCATCCGGAGGCGGCGTGGTGA
- the paaD gene encoding 1,2-phenylacetyl-CoA epoxidase subunit PaaD yields MSTADLVERARQAAEQVPDPELPMLTLADLGVLRDVLVAADGTVVARLTPTYSGCPAMAEMRTDVARRLRAAGFQKVEIRTVLNPAWTTDWITPEGRRKLADAGIAPPSPAPKRTTGPVALVLSATRPAVVCPRCGSADTVETSRFSATSCKALWRCEACLEPFEYLKEI; encoded by the coding sequence GTGAGCACCGCCGACCTTGTGGAGCGCGCCCGGCAGGCGGCAGAACAGGTCCCCGACCCCGAACTGCCCATGCTCACCCTGGCCGACCTCGGAGTTCTGCGCGACGTCCTTGTCGCAGCGGACGGAACGGTCGTCGCCCGTCTGACGCCGACCTACTCGGGCTGCCCCGCGATGGCGGAGATGCGCACCGACGTCGCGAGGCGGCTGCGCGCGGCCGGGTTTCAGAAGGTGGAGATCCGCACCGTGCTGAACCCTGCCTGGACCACCGACTGGATCACTCCGGAGGGGCGGCGCAAACTCGCCGACGCCGGCATCGCACCCCCCTCCCCCGCACCGAAGCGGACCACGGGCCCCGTGGCGCTGGTGCTGTCGGCGACCCGCCCGGCCGTGGTCTGCCCGCGGTGCGGGTCGGCCGACACCGTCGAGACCTCACGCTTCTCCGCCACCTCCTGCAAGGCCCTGTGGCGCTGCGAGGCCTGCCTGGAGCCGTTCGAGTACCTCAAGGAGATCTGA
- the paaE gene encoding 1,2-phenylacetyl-CoA epoxidase subunit PaaE, protein MPPTSTRAPRAAVDAPAPPASARRRPVFHQLRVAAITPLCPDAAAISFEVPDELAAAFAHRPGQSLTVRRTVDGRDERRSYSLCSPAGEPPRIGVRVVPGGLFSSWLVHEVRPGDTVEVMTPTGTFTPDLGEPGHHVLIAAGSGITPMLSIAESVLAAHADSRVTLFYGNRSSDTVMFADELADLKDLYPTRFQLGHVLSREPREADLMTGRLDGKRLTALINGLIDAHSADHWWLCGPHGMVQDAQHLLAELGVSDERVHQELFFADDAPDPAPRREEAAVDGPVSEVTLVLDGRTTTAALPRTTTVLDAASRIRPDLPFACKGGVCGTCRAKVTDGEADMRRNYALELAEVDAGYVLTCQTFPVSDTLTVDFDS, encoded by the coding sequence ATGCCGCCCACCTCCACACGCGCTCCCCGAGCGGCGGTCGACGCCCCGGCGCCGCCCGCCTCTGCCCGGCGCCGCCCCGTCTTCCACCAGCTGCGCGTGGCGGCCATCACGCCCCTGTGCCCGGACGCGGCCGCCATCAGCTTCGAGGTGCCCGACGAACTGGCTGCCGCATTCGCCCACCGGCCCGGCCAGTCGCTCACCGTGCGCCGCACCGTCGACGGCCGCGACGAGCGCCGCTCCTACTCCCTGTGCTCGCCCGCGGGCGAGCCGCCGCGCATCGGCGTACGCGTGGTGCCAGGCGGCCTGTTCTCCTCCTGGCTTGTCCACGAGGTCCGCCCTGGCGACACCGTGGAGGTCATGACCCCCACCGGCACGTTCACCCCCGACCTGGGCGAGCCGGGCCACCACGTACTGATCGCGGCAGGCTCGGGCATCACCCCGATGCTGTCCATCGCGGAATCCGTCCTGGCCGCTCACGCCGACTCCCGTGTCACCCTGTTCTACGGCAACCGCAGCAGCGACACCGTGATGTTCGCCGACGAACTCGCCGACCTGAAAGACCTCTACCCCACGCGGTTCCAGCTCGGGCACGTCCTGTCGCGCGAACCCCGCGAGGCCGACCTGATGACCGGCCGCCTGGACGGCAAGCGGTTGACCGCCCTGATCAACGGTCTGATCGACGCCCACAGCGCGGATCACTGGTGGCTGTGCGGCCCGCACGGCATGGTCCAGGACGCCCAACACCTGCTGGCCGAACTCGGCGTCTCCGACGAACGCGTGCACCAGGAACTGTTCTTCGCCGACGACGCCCCCGATCCCGCCCCGCGCCGCGAAGAGGCCGCCGTCGACGGCCCCGTCAGCGAGGTCACCCTCGTCCTGGACGGCCGCACCACCACCGCTGCCCTGCCCCGCACCACGACGGTCCTGGACGCCGCCTCGCGCATCCGCCCCGACCTGCCCTTCGCCTGCAAGGGCGGGGTCTGCGGAACCTGCCGCGCGAAGGTCACCGACGGGGAAGCGGACATGCGCCGCAACTACGCCCTCGAACTCGCCGAAGTCGACGCCGGCTACGTGCTGACCTGCCAGACCTTCCCCGTCTCCGACACCCTCACCGTCGACTTCGACAGCTGA
- a CDS encoding enoyl-CoA hydratase/isomerase family protein, producing the protein MTPRLDIADGVATLRLDRPPLNALDSAVQDRIKELAIEATSRTDVRAVILYGGEKVFAAGADIKQMQAMDHATMTARARDLQDCFTAVARMPKPVVAAITGYALGGGCELALCADYRIAAENAKLGQPEILLGLIPGAGGTQRLARLIGPSKAKDLIFTGRHVTAEEALTLGLVDRVVPANEVYAQAHAWASRLARGPAIALRAAKEAVDTGLSTDLDTGLTIERAWFTGLFATEDREIGMRSFVEDGPGRAEFR; encoded by the coding sequence ATGACACCCCGACTCGACATCGCCGACGGCGTGGCCACCCTGCGCCTGGACCGCCCGCCGCTCAACGCCCTCGACAGCGCTGTCCAGGACCGCATCAAAGAACTCGCCATCGAAGCCACGTCCCGCACCGACGTGCGCGCGGTGATCCTCTACGGCGGCGAGAAGGTCTTCGCCGCCGGCGCCGACATCAAACAGATGCAGGCCATGGACCACGCCACCATGACGGCACGCGCCCGCGACCTGCAGGACTGCTTCACCGCGGTCGCCCGCATGCCCAAACCAGTCGTCGCCGCCATCACCGGCTACGCCCTCGGCGGCGGCTGCGAACTGGCCCTGTGCGCCGACTATCGCATCGCCGCCGAGAACGCCAAGCTCGGCCAGCCCGAAATCCTGCTCGGCTTGATCCCCGGCGCAGGCGGTACCCAGCGTCTGGCCCGCCTCATCGGCCCGTCCAAAGCCAAGGACCTCATCTTCACCGGACGCCACGTCACCGCCGAAGAAGCCCTCACCCTCGGCCTGGTCGACCGCGTCGTACCCGCCAACGAGGTCTACGCGCAGGCACACGCCTGGGCGTCCCGGCTCGCCCGAGGCCCCGCGATCGCGCTGCGCGCCGCCAAGGAAGCCGTCGACACCGGCCTGTCCACCGACCTCGACACCGGCCTCACCATCGAGCGGGCGTGGTTCACCGGCCTGTTCGCCACCGAGGACCGCGAGATCGGCATGCGCAGTTTCGTCGAGGACGGGCCGGGGAGAGCCGAGTTCCGCTGA
- a CDS encoding thioredoxin domain-containing protein yields MPNRLAHETSPYLLQHADNPVDWWPWSDEAFEEARRSNKPVLLSVGYSSCHWCHVMAHESFEDQATADYLNEHFVSIKVDREERPDVDAVYMEAVQAATGQGGWPMTVFLTPEAEPFYFGTYFPPAAHHNLPSFGQVLEGVQHAWAERRDEVSEVAGKIVRDLASREIAFRAEQVPGEEELAQALLGLTREYDAQHGGFGGAPKFPPSMVLEFLLRHHARTGSEGALQMARDTCERMARGGIYDQLGGGFARYSVDRHWVVPHFEKMLYDNALLCRVYAHLWRATGSELARRVALETADFLVRELRTSEGGFASALDADSDDGTGRHVEGAYYVWTPEQLTEILGAEDARLAAQYFGVTEEGTFEHGASVLQLPQQEGVFEAERIESIKRRLLEARAARPAPGRDDKIVAAWNGLAIAALAETGAYFDRPDLVEAAVGAADLLVRLHLDEHAHLSRTSRDGQAGANAGVLEDYADVAEGFLALASVTGEGVWLEFAGLLLDQVLTRFADAETGALYDTAADAEQLIRRPQDPTDNATPSGWTAAAGALLGYAAHTGSAAHRTGAERALGIVKALAPQVPRFIGWGLASAEALLDGPREVAVVGPRLDDEGTRALHRTALLGTAPGAVVAAGAEGSDEFPLLADRPLLNGEPTAYVCHNFTCDAPTTDASRLGTALS; encoded by the coding sequence ATGCCGAACCGCCTGGCTCATGAGACGTCCCCCTACCTCCTCCAGCACGCCGACAACCCGGTCGACTGGTGGCCCTGGTCGGACGAGGCCTTCGAGGAGGCGCGCCGGAGCAACAAGCCGGTCCTGCTGAGCGTGGGCTACTCCAGCTGTCACTGGTGCCATGTGATGGCGCACGAGTCCTTCGAGGACCAGGCCACCGCCGACTACCTCAACGAGCACTTCGTCAGCATCAAGGTCGACCGCGAGGAGCGGCCCGACGTGGACGCCGTCTACATGGAGGCGGTCCAGGCGGCCACGGGGCAGGGCGGCTGGCCCATGACCGTGTTCCTCACGCCGGAGGCCGAGCCGTTCTACTTCGGCACGTACTTCCCGCCGGCCGCCCACCACAACCTGCCGTCCTTCGGCCAGGTGCTGGAGGGCGTCCAGCACGCCTGGGCCGAGCGGCGCGACGAGGTCAGCGAGGTCGCCGGGAAGATCGTGCGGGACCTGGCCAGCCGCGAGATCGCCTTCCGGGCCGAGCAGGTCCCCGGCGAGGAGGAGCTGGCCCAGGCCCTCCTCGGCCTGACCCGGGAGTACGACGCGCAGCACGGCGGATTCGGCGGCGCGCCGAAGTTCCCGCCGTCCATGGTCCTGGAGTTCCTGCTCCGCCACCACGCGCGCACCGGCTCCGAGGGCGCGCTCCAGATGGCCCGGGACACCTGCGAGCGCATGGCGCGCGGCGGCATCTACGACCAGCTCGGCGGCGGCTTCGCCCGCTATTCCGTCGACCGCCACTGGGTCGTGCCGCACTTCGAGAAGATGCTGTACGACAACGCCCTGCTGTGCCGGGTCTACGCCCACCTGTGGCGGGCCACCGGCTCCGAGCTGGCGCGCCGCGTGGCCCTGGAGACCGCCGACTTCCTGGTCCGTGAACTGCGCACCTCCGAGGGCGGGTTCGCCTCCGCGCTCGACGCCGACAGCGACGACGGGACCGGCCGGCACGTCGAGGGCGCGTACTACGTCTGGACGCCGGAGCAGCTCACCGAGATCCTCGGCGCCGAGGACGCGCGGCTGGCCGCCCAGTACTTCGGGGTCACCGAGGAGGGCACCTTCGAGCACGGCGCGTCAGTCCTCCAACTCCCGCAGCAGGAAGGTGTGTTCGAGGCCGAGCGGATCGAGTCCATCAAGCGGCGGCTGCTGGAGGCGCGTGCCGCCCGGCCCGCGCCCGGCCGCGACGACAAGATCGTCGCCGCGTGGAACGGCCTCGCCATCGCCGCGCTCGCCGAGACCGGCGCGTACTTCGACCGCCCCGACCTGGTCGAGGCCGCGGTCGGCGCCGCCGATCTCCTCGTACGCCTGCACCTCGACGAACACGCCCACCTCTCGCGCACCAGCCGGGACGGCCAGGCCGGCGCCAACGCGGGCGTGCTGGAGGACTACGCCGACGTCGCCGAGGGCTTCCTCGCGCTCGCGTCCGTGACCGGCGAGGGGGTGTGGCTGGAGTTCGCCGGGCTGCTGCTCGACCAGGTGCTCACGCGCTTCGCCGACGCGGAGACCGGCGCGCTGTACGACACCGCCGCCGACGCCGAACAGCTCATCCGCCGGCCGCAGGACCCCACCGACAACGCCACCCCGTCCGGCTGGACCGCTGCCGCGGGCGCCCTGCTCGGCTACGCCGCGCACACCGGCTCGGCGGCCCACCGCACCGGGGCGGAACGGGCACTCGGCATCGTCAAGGCGCTCGCGCCGCAGGTCCCGCGGTTCATCGGCTGGGGTCTGGCCTCCGCCGAGGCGCTGCTCGACGGCCCGCGCGAGGTGGCGGTCGTCGGACCGCGCCTCGACGACGAGGGGACGCGGGCCCTGCACCGCACGGCACTTCTGGGCACCGCCCCCGGCGCGGTCGTCGCCGCGGGCGCCGAGGGCAGCGACGAGTTCCCTCTCCTCGCCGACCGCCCCCTGCTCAACGGCGAACCGACCGCGTACGTCTGCCACAACTTCACCTGCGACGCCCCGACGACGGACGCAAGCCGTCTCGGAACGGCGCTGAGCTGA
- a CDS encoding Mut7-C RNAse domain-containing protein — translation MDGPEILVEVDAELSLFVPPARRRGATALATDGASTLGHAVESLGVPLTEVGALLVDGREVPVSHIPAAGESVRVRAVERPQRVPGAPLRFLLDVHLGTLARRLRLLGVDTAYESTDIGDPALSARSAAERRVMLSRDRGLLRRRELWAGAYVYSTRPDDQLRDVLARFTPELRPWSRCTACNGLLRPATKEEVADRLKGGTQRSYDVFAQCAQCGRAYWKGAHHDQLETIVERALTEFSPHP, via the coding sequence GTGGACGGTCCCGAGATCCTCGTCGAAGTCGACGCCGAGCTGAGCCTGTTCGTCCCGCCCGCCCGGCGCCGCGGCGCCACCGCGCTCGCGACCGACGGCGCCTCGACGCTCGGCCATGCCGTCGAGTCCCTCGGCGTGCCGCTGACCGAGGTCGGGGCACTGCTCGTGGACGGCCGCGAGGTGCCCGTGTCGCACATCCCGGCCGCGGGCGAGTCCGTCCGCGTACGCGCCGTCGAGCGGCCCCAGCGGGTCCCCGGCGCCCCGCTCCGCTTCCTCCTCGACGTCCACCTCGGCACGCTCGCCCGCCGGCTGCGACTGCTCGGCGTCGACACGGCGTACGAGTCCACGGACATCGGCGACCCGGCGCTCTCCGCCCGCTCGGCGGCCGAGAGGCGGGTCATGCTCAGCCGGGACCGCGGCCTGCTGCGCCGCCGCGAGCTGTGGGCGGGCGCCTACGTCTACAGCACCCGCCCCGACGACCAACTCCGCGACGTCCTCGCCCGGTTCACCCCCGAACTGCGCCCCTGGAGCCGCTGCACCGCCTGCAACGGCCTGCTGAGACCGGCCACCAAGGAGGAGGTGGCGGACCGCCTCAAGGGCGGCACCCAGCGCTCGTACGACGTCTTCGCCCAGTGCGCGCAGTGCGGCCGCGCCTACTGGAAGGGGGCGCACCACGACCAACTGGAGACCATCGTGGAACGCGCCCTGACGGAGTTCAGCCCCCACCCATGA
- a CDS encoding hemolysin III family protein produces the protein MTASASDAPTDTPAADRRSVALSLPHPVKPKLRGWLHLGMFPTVLVAGLVLTALADSARGRVACGIYALTACLLFGVSALYHRGNWSPRMDGVLRRLDHANIFLIIAGTYTPLTLLLLPGAKGKWLLWGIWAAAAAGIIFRVFWVGAPRWLYTPCYIAMGWAAVFFLPDFMRAGGIAVLVLVIVGGVLYSMGGVVYGMKRPNPSPRWFGFHEVFHSFTLAAFVVHYVGISLVAYQHG, from the coding sequence ATGACTGCGTCCGCATCCGACGCGCCCACGGACACGCCGGCCGCCGACCGCCGTTCCGTCGCGCTCTCCCTGCCGCACCCCGTCAAGCCCAAGCTCCGTGGCTGGCTGCATCTCGGCATGTTCCCGACCGTCCTCGTCGCGGGCCTGGTGCTCACCGCCCTCGCCGACTCCGCCCGAGGGCGGGTGGCGTGCGGGATCTATGCCCTGACCGCGTGCCTGCTCTTCGGCGTGAGCGCGCTGTACCACCGGGGCAACTGGAGCCCCCGCATGGACGGCGTCCTGCGCAGGCTCGACCACGCCAACATCTTCCTGATCATCGCGGGCACCTACACGCCGCTGACCCTGCTGCTCCTGCCCGGCGCCAAGGGGAAGTGGCTGCTGTGGGGCATCTGGGCCGCCGCGGCCGCGGGCATAATCTTCCGCGTCTTCTGGGTCGGCGCCCCGCGCTGGCTCTACACCCCCTGCTACATCGCCATGGGCTGGGCGGCCGTCTTCTTCCTGCCGGACTTCATGCGCGCGGGCGGCATCGCCGTGCTGGTCCTGGTGATCGTGGGCGGCGTCCTCTACAGCATGGGCGGCGTGGTCTACGGCATGAAGCGCCCCAACCCCTCCCCGCGCTGGTTCGGCTTCCACGAGGTGTTCCACTCCTTCACCCTGGCCGCCTTCGTCGTCCACTACGTCGGCATCTCGCTGGTGGCCTACCAGCATGGGTAG